TGCCGGGGTTCTTCACAGAAGTGGACACCGGCCGCCTGCATTGCGTGGTAGTCGCGCCAGAAATCGTCCGTCTGCAGGAACAGGAATACCCGCCCGCCGCACTGGTTGCCGATGAAGGTTTCCTGCCGGTCGTTAGAGGCGCGCGCCAGCAACAGGTTACAGTCGCTCTCCGGGTTTGGCGTTACCACTACCCAGCGCTTGCCCGGCTGCGGCGTGTCTTCAACCAGCGTGAATCCGAGCTTGTTGGTGTAGTAATCAATTGCCCGATCGTAGTCGTCCACCACAATCGCGACGTATCCCATGCATCTTTTTTGCGTTCTCAAAATCTTATCCTTTGTGTCCGATGAGTTATAGCGGAATAACAACAGGTAGATAAGTAGCAATGCTTAAGACGAAAAAAAACCGACGGGTGAAGTCGGCTTTTTCATTCCAGGTTAGAGATGGTGACTCTGACTGGAGAGGGACTATCCTCTGTTGACAGAGGAATAATACGTCTGGACAGACTTAAATGCAAACGGCCACAGGATGCGATATGCTCACCGCGTCAACAAATTGGGTAGCCTGTTGCGGCTCTTCGCTGGACGGAAAAATTTAAGTCCTGGCCGGATACAGGTGGTGCTGATTCGGTGCTCTGGCCGGAGTGGGACTATCCTCTGTTGACGCTCTGGATAGCTGTTGTGACAGGCAATGTAAGGGTGAACAACAGCGTTCACACTCCATAAAATGGAGTAACGGGTGAAGCTTGTCATTGATAAAGCTATCGCTGTTCTTAAGGCGCTTATTGCGCTGCTGGAACTGATCCGTAAGTTTATCGACTGATAGACACGGAAACGTAAATAAGGCCCGGTGGCGACCACTTCCGGGCCTTTAATTTTTGATATTCAGCGCAAATTCAAACGCCCGGCAATAAACTCCGCCGCCAGCTGCGCCCCGCGCGCCGAGATGGTATGCCCGGTACCCGGCTCGAAGTCGCTGCGGGCGCTGACGCCCAGATCGCGCAGCGTTTCCGCCGCCACTTCGCTCTCCGCCACCGGGATCACGCCGTCGGCCATACCGTGGATCAGCAGCACCGGGGTATTCAGCGCCGGAGTCAGCGGCTGCGGCGAGGCCAGACGGCCGGAGAAGGCTACGATCCCGGCGACCGGCCAGCGGCCGGACACCAGCGCATCCAGCGCCATAATCGACCCCTGCGAGAAGCCGACGAGCACCACCTGGTCGAGCTTATCGGTCATCTGATGCTGCTCAAGAATTGCCGTCAGCTCGCGGTCAAATGCCTCCCGCGCTGCGGCCACGCGCGCCGGGCGGTTAGCCGGCGTGATGCCGGCCAGGCTGAACCACTGATAGCCCGCGCCGTGCTCAAAATGGAACGGCGCGTCAGGGCTGGCGAAACTCACGCCCGGCAGGATCGGCACCCAGTGGCGGCCCAGCCCGGCGAGATCGTTGCCGTTGCTGCCCACGCCGTGCAGTAAAATAACCAGACCTGTCATAACATTTCTCCTGATGCAGATTACACACCGTACGCGGTCATATCGGGACCGGCAGGCACAATTCCATTCGGGTTCAGGCTCTTTATCGAGTAATAGCCCTGTTTAATATGGTCGATGCTCACCGTTTCGCGAACGCCCGGTAGCGCCAGCATACGCAGCAGATAGCCGTTAAGCGACGGGTAATCACGCAGCTGGCGCTGATTACACTTGAAGATACCGTGATAGGCCACGTCAAAGCGGATCAGGGTCACGAACAGCCGGATATCGGCCTCGGTCAGCGACTCACCAAACAGCCACGGGCCGCGCTGGCTCAGGCGCATCTCCAGCGTATCGAGCATGCCGAACACGTCGCGATAGGCCTCGCGGTAGCTGATTTCGGTGGTGGCAAACCCGGCACGATACACGCCGTTGTTCAGGCGCGGATAGATTTCGCCGTTCAGGGCGTCGATCTCGTCCCGCAGCGCCTGCGGGCAGAGGTCAAGGTCGTTGCTCGCCAGGCTGCCGAAACCGCTGTTGAACATGCGCAGAATGTCGGCGGACTCGTTGCTGACGATGGTAGCGGTTTTCTTGTCCCACAGCACCGGTACGGTGGCGCGGCCGGTGAAGCTGTCGTCGGCGCGGGTATACAGCTGATGCAGATACGTCGCGTGATTCAGCGTGTCCCGATTAGCGCCGGGGTAGTCGCCGAAGCGCCAGCCTTCATCGGTCAGCTTCGGCTCCACCACCGAGACGCTGACCATGTCCTGCAGGCCTTTTAAGCTGCGGGCGATCAGCGTGCGCGATGCCCACGGGCAGATCAGCGCCACGTACAGGTGGTAGCGATCCGCCTCGGCGGCAAACCCGCCGTCGCCGGTGGGGCCGGGTGCGCCATCGGGCGTCACCCAGTGGCGGAAGCTGGAGGTCTGGCGCACAAAGCCGCCTTTCTCATCGGTGGCCTGTACCGGGTGCCAGTCCGCCGTCCATTTACCGTTTACCAGCATAGCGGTTTCCTTAGCGCAGACGTGAAGAAGGCAGGGAGGCTTTCAGCGCGTATTTACCGTCGCCGATCAGCGCCAGTACCACCAGGCTGATGGCCCAGAATACCGGGTATTCCCAGCCGCCGTTCGGGTTAGTGAACCAGAATCCTGCCGGGCCGTGTACGGTGAAAATTGCCCCCAGCAGGACCGGGATCAGCACAATCGCGGCAATGCGCGGACGATAGCCAACGATCAGCGCCACCGCGCCGAGAATTTCCCAGACGATAGTCACGTATGCCAGGCCACCGGGCAGGCCCAGCGAGGCGAAGAATTTCGCGGTGCCGGCGGGCGTAAAGACAAACAGTTTCAGACCGGCGTGGGCCAGGAACAGGATGCCGAGAGAAAGACGCAGAATGAGCGCGGCCCAGGGAGCGGTGCGGGTATCAGTCATATTATTTACCTTCAGTGTGTCACAGGGGAGTTGATGAAAAGCACTCTACACTGATTCCCTGACGCTGATTATCCCGCCACAAACGCAAACATTACTTCCATTTTGGAAGTAATCACCAGCCGCGATCCCACTCAGGCTGCCCGGCGTAGTGGCTGACCAGGAAGTCGATCAGCGCCCGGACTTTATGGGCCAGATGGCGCGCCGGGGGATATACGGCATACAGCCCGAGCGGGGGGATTTCGCTGTGGCGCAGCAGGGGGCGGATGGTGCCCGCCCGCAGCGCCGGGCCGGCAATAAACGTCGGCAGGCGGGCAATGCCCAGCCCGCTCAGCGCCGCCGTCAGGCTGGCTTCGGCGTTGGAAAAATGCAGCCGGCCGCGCACCGGCAGGGTAACCGCTTCGCCGTCAACGCTGAACGGCCAGTTGAACGGATCGCGGAAGTTGGTATCGATAATGCAGCTATGATCGGCTAACTGCTGATAGTGGGTCGGCGTGCCGCGTTCGTTCAGGTATTCATCGCTGGCGGCAATCACCACCCGCATATCGCTGAGGTGGCGGGCGATCAGGCGGCTGTCGCTCAGCCTGCCGATGCGGATCGCCACGTCAAAGCCTTCATCCACGATGTTGACCACCCGGTCGGAGAAGTTAACGTCCAGCTCGATTTCCGGGTAGTCGCGGGCAAACGCAATCAGTGCCGGGGCCAGCTGGCTGGCACCGAAGGTGATCGGCGCGCTGAGTTTGATGCGCCCGGTCGGTTTCCCCGCCGCGTGGCGCACCGAGGCGTCCAGCGCGTCCCACTCTTCCAGCAGGTTTTTAATGCGGTCGAAGTAGGCCAGTCCGACTTCGGTCGGCGACAGGGCGCGGGTGCTGCGCTTGAGCAGCTGCACGCCCAGCTCGCTTTCCAGCCGGGCGACCAGCTTCGACGCCTGCCCGCTGCTGGTGCCCAGCCGCGCCGCCGCCGCCGCAAAGCTGCCCAGCTCCATTACCGCTACAAACATCCGATCGCAGTCCAGACGTTCCACATGCTTTTCCTGAGTCCGAGAGGCAGAAATCCCTGCGGGCACGTTTTTCCGTGGCCGCAGGCGCTGGCGTTATTAAAGCAGCCTTTGCGGCCGTTGTGCAGCCAGCAAACGGTCTTTCACCGCCCGGACTGTGGATTATTTACGGCATAAAGGCACTGACTGACGCCTGATGGGTGGCAGGATGCACTAAGCTTCAGGGTTCTGTTGGTCAACTGAGCCTGTCTTATGTTTTATCACCGTGTTGAAAGGATGATCGATACCTTCAGGGAAGCCCGGGGCACCACGCCGCCCGACAGCGTGTGGCCCTTCTATCTGTTCTATCTGCGCCAGGTGTGGCCGGTCTTTGCGCTGCTGCTGGTGATTGGCCTGGTGGCCTCGCTGATTGAGGTTTCGCTGTTTCGCTACCTCAGCCGGATTATCGACCTGGTCAACAGTACGCCGGCCGCCAGCTTCTTTCAGGACCACTACGGCGAGCTGCTGTGGATGGCGGCGGTGGCGCTGCTGTTCCGCCCGCTGTTTATCGGCCTGCACGATCTGCTGGTGCATCAGACCATTAACCCCGGCATGACCAATATGATCCGCTGGCAGCACCATAACTACGTGCTGCGTCAGAGCCTGAACTTCTTCCAGAACGACTTTGCCGGGCGCATCGCCCAGCGAATCATGCAGACCGGCAGCGCGCTGCGCGATTCCGCGGTGCAGATGGTCGATGCGCTGTGGCACGTGGTGATCTACGCGGTGACCACGCTGGTGCTGTTCGCCGAAGCCGACTGGCGGCTGACCATTCCGCTGATTATCTGGATTATCGGCTACGTACTGTGCCTGAAGTATTTCGTGCCGAAAATTAAAGCGCGTTCGGTGGCCTCCTCGGATTCGCGCTCGCGGCTGATGGGCTTTATCGTGGATGGCTATACCAATATTGCCACCCTCAAGCTGTTTGCCCACGGCGATCTTGAACGACGCTACGCGCGTGAAGCGCTGGAAGATCAGACGCAGAAAACCCGCAGCCAGGGGCGGATGGTCACCGGGATGGACGTGGTCGTCACCACGCTGAACGGCCTGCTGATCGTCAGCACCACCGGGCTGTCGCTGTGGCTGTGGGGCCAGTCGCTGATCAGCGTCGGCGCGATTGCGCTGGCCACCGGGCTGGTTATTCGCATCGTCAATATGTCCGGCTGGATCATGTGGGTGGTGAACGGCATTTTTGAAAACATCGGCATGGTGCAGGACGGCCTGAAAACCATCTCACAGCCGCTGAGCGTCAGTGACAAACCCGATGCGACGGCGCTGGATGTCAGCCGTGGCGAAATCCGCTTTGACGGCATTACCTTTAACTACGGCGGCGAACGGCGGGTGATCGATGACCTGCAGCTGACCATTCGCCCCGGCGAGAAAATTGGTCTGATTGGCCCGTCGGGTGCCGGGAAATCGACGCTGGTTAACCTGCTGCTGCGCCTCTATGACCTTAACGGCGGGCGCATACTGATCGACGGGCAGAACATTGCCGACGTCAGCCAGGAAAGCCTGCGCGCGCAGATTGGGATGATTACTCAGGATACCTCGCTGCTGCACCGCTCCATCCGCGAAAACCTGCTGTATGGCCGCCCCGGCGCCACGGAAGAAGAGATGCTGCAGGCGATCCACCGGGCGAAGGCCGATGAGTTTATTCCGCTACTTTCCGATCTGCAGGGGCGCACCGGGCTGGATGCGCACGTTGGCGAACGCGGCGTGAAGCTCTCCGGCGGCCAGCGGCAGCGTATCGCCATCGCCCGCGTGCTGCTGAAAGATGCGCCGATTTTGATTATGGATGAGGCCACCTCGGCGCTGGATTCCGAAGTGGAAGCGGCGATTCAGGAGAGTCTGGAAGGGCTGATGGGCGGTAAAACGGTCATTGCCATCGCCCACCGCCTGTCGACCATTGCCCGCATGGACCGGCTGGTGGTGCTGGAGCAGGGGCGGATTGTTGAGATCGGCAGCCACGCCGAGCTGCTGGCGCAGGACGGCCTGTATGCGCGGCTGTGGCGGCATCAGACCGGCGGCTTCGTCGGTGAGCAGTAGCGCTATCCGGCGTTAAGCCTGTACGGCAGCGCGTCGCGGGCTTCCTCTGCCCAGGCGCGCACGCCGTCGCGCTCCTGCTGCAGAAAATCCGCCACGGCGTCGTGCAGCCCGCCGTGGCGCAGCAGGTGCCAGG
This portion of the Erwinia sp. SLM-02 genome encodes:
- a CDS encoding glutathione S-transferase family protein; translation: MLVNGKWTADWHPVQATDEKGGFVRQTSSFRHWVTPDGAPGPTGDGGFAAEADRYHLYVALICPWASRTLIARSLKGLQDMVSVSVVEPKLTDEGWRFGDYPGANRDTLNHATYLHQLYTRADDSFTGRATVPVLWDKKTATIVSNESADILRMFNSGFGSLASNDLDLCPQALRDEIDALNGEIYPRLNNGVYRAGFATTEISYREAYRDVFGMLDTLEMRLSQRGPWLFGESLTEADIRLFVTLIRFDVAYHGIFKCNQRQLRDYPSLNGYLLRMLALPGVRETVSIDHIKQGYYSIKSLNPNGIVPAGPDMTAYGV
- a CDS encoding LysR family transcriptional regulator; protein product: MERLDCDRMFVAVMELGSFAAAAARLGTSSGQASKLVARLESELGVQLLKRSTRALSPTEVGLAYFDRIKNLLEEWDALDASVRHAAGKPTGRIKLSAPITFGASQLAPALIAFARDYPEIELDVNFSDRVVNIVDEGFDVAIRIGRLSDSRLIARHLSDMRVVIAASDEYLNERGTPTHYQQLADHSCIIDTNFRDPFNWPFSVDGEAVTLPVRGRLHFSNAEASLTAALSGLGIARLPTFIAGPALRAGTIRPLLRHSEIPPLGLYAVYPPARHLAHKVRALIDFLVSHYAGQPEWDRGW
- the dinQ gene encoding damage-inducible type I toxin DinQ, giving the protein MKLVIDKAIAVLKALIALLELIRKFID
- a CDS encoding alpha/beta hydrolase, translated to MTGLVILLHGVGSNGNDLAGLGRHWVPILPGVSFASPDAPFHFEHGAGYQWFSLAGITPANRPARVAAAREAFDRELTAILEQHQMTDKLDQVVLVGFSQGSIMALDALVSGRWPVAGIVAFSGRLASPQPLTPALNTPVLLIHGMADGVIPVAESEVAAETLRDLGVSARSDFEPGTGHTISARGAQLAAEFIAGRLNLR
- a CDS encoding VOC family protein encodes the protein MRTQKRCMGYVAIVVDDYDRAIDYYTNKLGFTLVEDTPQPGKRWVVVTPNPESDCNLLLARASNDRQETFIGNQCGGRVFLFLQTDDFWRDYHAMQAAGVHFCEEPRQEEYGTVVVFEDLYGNRWDLYQNL
- a CDS encoding DoxX family protein translates to MTDTRTAPWAALILRLSLGILFLAHAGLKLFVFTPAGTAKFFASLGLPGGLAYVTIVWEILGAVALIVGYRPRIAAIVLIPVLLGAIFTVHGPAGFWFTNPNGGWEYPVFWAISLVVLALIGDGKYALKASLPSSRLR
- a CDS encoding ABC transporter ATP-binding protein; translation: MFYHRVERMIDTFREARGTTPPDSVWPFYLFYLRQVWPVFALLLVIGLVASLIEVSLFRYLSRIIDLVNSTPAASFFQDHYGELLWMAAVALLFRPLFIGLHDLLVHQTINPGMTNMIRWQHHNYVLRQSLNFFQNDFAGRIAQRIMQTGSALRDSAVQMVDALWHVVIYAVTTLVLFAEADWRLTIPLIIWIIGYVLCLKYFVPKIKARSVASSDSRSRLMGFIVDGYTNIATLKLFAHGDLERRYAREALEDQTQKTRSQGRMVTGMDVVVTTLNGLLIVSTTGLSLWLWGQSLISVGAIALATGLVIRIVNMSGWIMWVVNGIFENIGMVQDGLKTISQPLSVSDKPDATALDVSRGEIRFDGITFNYGGERRVIDDLQLTIRPGEKIGLIGPSGAGKSTLVNLLLRLYDLNGGRILIDGQNIADVSQESLRAQIGMITQDTSLLHRSIRENLLYGRPGATEEEMLQAIHRAKADEFIPLLSDLQGRTGLDAHVGERGVKLSGGQRQRIAIARVLLKDAPILIMDEATSALDSEVEAAIQESLEGLMGGKTVIAIAHRLSTIARMDRLVVLEQGRIVEIGSHAELLAQDGLYARLWRHQTGGFVGEQ